In Sphingobium amiense, a genomic segment contains:
- a CDS encoding pyridoxal phosphate-dependent aminotransferase, giving the protein MTQLPPFALDHWLSAHDFATPPIAYNLASSTGPRWTLAQVAALGDDPLDLADTVLSYAPPQGSALLREAIAAFHRADPGSVVATTGASEALSILFCLLAEPGANIVLPDPGYPAYEAVAQGWGLAGRRYRLDRAEGFAQRADAILAQVNAATRLVILNTPHNPTGAVMPRADIEMLAATLADRNIPLLVDEVYHPLYFNQPQASAAGIPNVIVTSDMSKALSLPGLRTGWLIDADAERRARIVDARSYFTISASPVLERLAAHALRHGAAILARLEAVAHANIALLDTLIAGSQDRLAWVRPEGGTTAFPWLTQAADARPFCETLAAAGVLLAPGDCFGHPAHMRLGFAQQADGFAVAVERIADALARL; this is encoded by the coding sequence ATGACGCAGCTTCCTCCCTTCGCTCTCGACCACTGGCTCTCGGCGCATGATTTCGCGACGCCCCCCATCGCCTATAATCTTGCGTCGAGCACCGGGCCGCGCTGGACGCTGGCGCAGGTCGCGGCGCTCGGCGACGATCCGCTCGACCTTGCTGACACCGTCCTCAGCTACGCCCCGCCGCAGGGCAGCGCACTGCTGCGCGAAGCCATCGCCGCTTTTCACCGCGCCGATCCCGGCAGCGTCGTCGCCACCACCGGCGCTTCGGAGGCGCTCTCCATCCTCTTCTGCCTGCTGGCGGAACCGGGCGCGAACATCGTGCTGCCCGATCCCGGCTATCCCGCCTATGAGGCCGTGGCGCAGGGCTGGGGGCTTGCCGGCCGCCGCTACCGGCTCGACCGCGCCGAAGGTTTCGCCCAGCGCGCCGACGCCATTCTGGCGCAGGTGAACGCCGCCACCCGGCTCGTCATCCTCAACACGCCGCACAACCCGACCGGCGCCGTGATGCCGCGCGCGGACATCGAAATGCTCGCCGCCACGCTTGCGGACCGCAACATCCCGCTGCTGGTGGACGAGGTCTACCACCCGCTCTATTTCAACCAGCCGCAGGCCTCCGCCGCCGGCATACCCAACGTCATCGTTACCAGCGATATGTCGAAGGCGCTCTCGCTGCCGGGCCTGCGCACCGGCTGGCTTATCGACGCCGATGCAGAACGCCGGGCGCGGATCGTCGACGCGCGCAGCTATTTCACGATCAGCGCATCCCCCGTGCTGGAGCGGCTGGCGGCCCACGCACTGCGCCACGGCGCAGCGATCCTCGCACGGCTGGAGGCGGTGGCGCACGCCAATATCGCGCTGCTCGACACGCTCATCGCCGGGTCGCAGGATCGCCTCGCCTGGGTCCGGCCCGAAGGCGGCACCACCGCCTTCCCCTGGCTGACGCAGGCCGCCGACGCCCGCCCCTTCTGCGAGACGCTGGCGGCGGCAGGCGTGCTCCTAGCGCCCGGCGACTGCTTCGGACACCCCGCGCACATGCGGCTTGGCTTCGCGCAGCAGGCGGACGGATTTGCCGTGGCGGTGGAGCGGATCGCCGACGCGCTCGCCCGGCTTTAG
- a CDS encoding BrnA antitoxin family protein — MTAKDSFTKQPWIDPDDAPELDASFFRHAEVRVGDHVIRPASGTLTRPGRPPSADPKQQVTLRLDRAVLDAFRATGPGWQSRINAELRKALGL; from the coding sequence ATGACCGCGAAAGACAGTTTTACGAAGCAGCCCTGGATTGATCCGGATGATGCGCCCGAGCTGGACGCGTCCTTCTTTCGCCATGCGGAAGTCCGGGTCGGCGACCACGTCATCCGCCCCGCCTCCGGCACGCTCACCCGCCCCGGCCGCCCCCCCTCCGCCGATCCCAAGCAGCAGGTGACGCTGCGTCTCGATCGCGCGGTTCTGGATGCCTTCCGCGCGACCGGGCCGGGCTGGCAGAGCCGCATCAACGCCGAACTGCGCAAGGCGCTGGGGCTTTAG
- a CDS encoding BrnT family toxin, whose protein sequence is MKISFDPAKREKTLAERGLDFADAARIFAGRILTALDDRIDYGEDRYITYGYLDDRAVILVWAPRHRSRRIISMRYANDRERQFYEAALD, encoded by the coding sequence ATGAAGATCAGTTTCGATCCCGCCAAACGGGAAAAGACGCTGGCGGAAAGAGGGCTTGATTTTGCGGATGCAGCCCGAATTTTCGCCGGGCGCATTCTCACGGCGCTCGACGATCGTATCGACTATGGTGAGGACCGCTACATCACCTATGGTTATCTGGATGACCGTGCGGTGATATTGGTGTGGGCGCCCCGACACAGATCTCGCCGCATCATTTCGATGAGATATGCCAATGACCGCGAAAGACAGTTTTACGAAGCAGCCCTGGATTGA
- a CDS encoding chromosome segregation SMC family protein, whose amino-acid sequence MQIKRLKLSGFKSFVDATELRIEPGLTGIVGPNGCGKSNLLEAIRWVMGESSARSMRGGGMEDVIFAGTASRPSRDFAEVSLLTIQEQGELFSAVEVGADGELEVTRRIERGAGSAYRANGRDVRAKDVALIFADAATGPHSPALVSQGRIAAVIAARPQERRAMLEEAAGIAGLHVRRKDAEQKLRAAEANLARLDEILIDMDTRAASLRRQARAAERYIALSEQIRIAEARTLFARWREANASAEAARAEARQADAAVTAAQAGQADATAAAQAALATLADRRAAAQTARDAASEAGHRLAALRTERDSAVRRLADLSQQAGRLEEDRAREGTLANDAADAIARLTAETAALKSRIADTEKHRPAFATHMAQAEAAARDAEVALAKAMATQAAEQAELRVAEAAVAAARTRLDRAEREVARLAAEAGALPDPAPLEAQRETAIAQQAAAQAERATAETAIATAEAQQRAAAEDRSTAQTRLASAQAALAALDSEAAALRRATESGSGTGRALDRLKAAPGYERALAAALGDDLEAPVAAEGKRRWSGAAPLPGDPALPEGTAPLAAHVEAPAQLARRLAQVAVAETDTGQPLTVGQRLVTRDGQMRRWDGYVALEGGAAAAERLIRLNRLEALAAVRPAAQAEVDAATAAQADARAREQAAAQALAQARAAFAQAEQTLRAAIRAADEATTALERLAGRREGVEERLATARRDEEAARAERDKAQAARAAIPDGAETRDLVAALSHASEKARAAVSQLQAEQALADRALAADRERQAAADAEIRGWRARAGEAAKRIAAMVGRAEEIAAEQAKLADQPDALTGTIAALESSGATLTQDADAARRAEQEAEAALRAAEALAAQAGETLAAAREARATATARAEAADERRIETNRLSGERFECPPPVLPEKLGFASADIRIAQTEQADHDRFAADRERIGPVNLVAAQELEELESAQATSRAESAELTTAVHQLRGSIGSLNREGRQRLLAAFEAVDGHFRRLFTTLFNGGQAHLELIDSDDPLEAGLEIMAQPPGKKLAALTLLSGGEQALTAVALIFGLFLTNPAPICVLDEVDAPLDDANVERFCDLLDAMVAQTSTRYLIVTHNAVSMARMHRLFGVTMVEQGVSRLVSVNLQSAEALLAAE is encoded by the coding sequence GTGCAGATAAAGCGGCTCAAGCTCTCCGGCTTCAAGAGCTTCGTCGATGCGACCGAACTGCGCATCGAGCCGGGTCTGACCGGCATCGTCGGCCCCAACGGGTGCGGCAAGTCCAACCTCCTCGAAGCGATCCGCTGGGTCATGGGCGAATCGAGCGCCCGTTCCATGCGCGGCGGCGGGATGGAGGATGTCATCTTCGCCGGAACCGCCTCTCGCCCCAGCCGAGATTTCGCCGAAGTATCCCTGCTGACGATTCAGGAACAGGGCGAGCTTTTCTCCGCAGTCGAGGTCGGCGCTGACGGCGAACTCGAAGTCACCCGCCGGATCGAGCGTGGCGCGGGCAGCGCCTATCGCGCCAATGGCCGCGACGTGCGCGCCAAGGACGTGGCGCTGATCTTCGCCGACGCCGCGACCGGCCCGCACAGCCCCGCTCTCGTCAGTCAGGGCCGGATCGCCGCCGTCATCGCCGCCCGCCCGCAGGAACGCCGCGCCATGCTGGAGGAAGCGGCGGGAATTGCGGGCCTTCATGTCCGGCGCAAGGACGCCGAACAGAAATTGCGCGCCGCCGAAGCCAATCTCGCCCGGCTCGACGAAATCCTGATCGACATGGATACGCGCGCCGCCAGCCTGCGGCGGCAGGCACGGGCGGCCGAGCGCTATATCGCGCTGTCCGAACAAATTCGTATCGCCGAAGCGCGCACTCTCTTCGCCCGCTGGCGCGAGGCCAATGCCAGCGCCGAAGCCGCCCGCGCCGAAGCCCGTCAGGCCGACGCCGCCGTCACCGCCGCGCAGGCGGGCCAAGCGGATGCCACCGCCGCCGCACAAGCCGCTCTGGCCACCCTCGCCGACCGTCGCGCCGCCGCGCAGACCGCACGGGACGCCGCCAGCGAAGCGGGCCACCGCCTCGCCGCGCTTCGCACCGAACGCGATTCGGCGGTCCGCCGCCTCGCCGACCTCTCGCAGCAGGCTGGCAGGCTGGAGGAGGACCGCGCGCGCGAAGGCACGCTCGCCAACGACGCCGCCGACGCCATCGCCCGCCTCACCGCCGAGACCGCGGCGCTCAAGAGCCGTATCGCGGACACCGAAAAGCACCGGCCTGCTTTCGCCACCCATATGGCGCAAGCGGAAGCCGCCGCGCGCGACGCCGAAGTGGCTCTGGCGAAGGCCATGGCGACACAGGCCGCCGAACAGGCCGAACTGCGTGTCGCGGAGGCTGCCGTAGCCGCCGCGCGCACCCGGCTCGACCGTGCCGAACGCGAAGTGGCGCGCCTCGCCGCCGAAGCGGGCGCTCTCCCCGACCCCGCGCCACTGGAGGCGCAGCGTGAAACGGCGATCGCGCAACAGGCCGCCGCACAGGCGGAGCGCGCGACGGCCGAAACGGCGATCGCGACCGCCGAGGCGCAGCAACGCGCCGCTGCGGAAGACCGCTCCACTGCTCAGACTAGGCTTGCGTCGGCGCAGGCGGCGCTCGCCGCGCTCGACAGCGAAGCCGCAGCGCTCCGCCGCGCGACTGAGAGCGGCAGCGGCACCGGACGCGCGCTCGACCGTCTGAAGGCCGCGCCGGGCTATGAACGCGCGCTCGCCGCCGCGCTGGGCGACGATCTCGAAGCGCCCGTCGCCGCCGAGGGCAAGAGGCGCTGGTCGGGGGCCGCCCCGCTGCCCGGCGACCCCGCCCTGCCCGAAGGCACGGCACCCCTCGCGGCGCATGTCGAAGCCCCGGCGCAACTCGCCCGCCGTCTGGCGCAGGTGGCGGTGGCCGAAACCGACACGGGCCAGCCACTCACCGTCGGCCAGCGGCTCGTGACGCGCGATGGCCAGATGCGCCGATGGGACGGCTATGTCGCGCTGGAGGGCGGCGCGGCAGCGGCGGAGCGGCTCATCCGCCTCAATCGCCTCGAAGCGCTCGCTGCCGTCCGCCCCGCCGCGCAGGCCGAAGTCGACGCCGCCACCGCAGCACAGGCCGACGCGCGCGCTCGCGAACAGGCCGCGGCGCAGGCTCTGGCACAGGCCCGCGCTGCCTTCGCACAGGCCGAACAGACGCTGCGCGCCGCCATCCGCGCGGCGGACGAGGCCACCACCGCGCTCGAACGCCTCGCCGGGCGGCGCGAGGGCGTCGAGGAGCGGCTCGCCACCGCCCGCCGCGACGAGGAGGCCGCCCGCGCTGAGCGGGACAAGGCGCAGGCCGCCCGCGCTGCCATTCCCGATGGCGCGGAAACCCGCGATCTCGTCGCCGCCCTTTCCCACGCCAGCGAGAAGGCCCGCGCCGCCGTCAGCCAGTTGCAGGCCGAACAGGCGCTCGCCGACCGCGCGCTGGCCGCCGACCGCGAGCGTCAGGCCGCCGCCGACGCGGAAATCAGAGGCTGGCGCGCCCGCGCGGGCGAAGCGGCGAAACGCATCGCCGCCATGGTCGGCCGCGCCGAAGAAATCGCCGCCGAGCAGGCGAAGCTCGCCGATCAACCGGACGCGCTGACGGGCACCATTGCCGCCCTCGAATCCAGCGGCGCCACCCTGACGCAGGACGCCGACGCCGCCCGCCGCGCCGAGCAGGAGGCCGAAGCCGCCCTTCGCGCCGCCGAAGCGCTCGCCGCGCAGGCGGGCGAAACCCTCGCCGCCGCGCGCGAGGCCCGCGCCACCGCCACCGCCCGCGCCGAAGCCGCCGACGAACGCCGCATCGAAACCAACCGCCTCTCGGGCGAACGCTTCGAGTGCCCGCCCCCTGTCCTGCCCGAAAAGCTCGGCTTCGCGAGCGCCGACATCCGCATCGCCCAGACCGAACAGGCCGACCATGACCGCTTCGCCGCCGACCGCGAAAGGATCGGCCCGGTCAACCTCGTCGCGGCGCAGGAACTGGAGGAGCTGGAGAGCGCACAGGCCACCAGCCGCGCCGAAAGCGCCGAACTCACGACCGCCGTCCACCAGCTTCGCGGCTCCATCGGCAGCCTGAACCGCGAAGGCCGCCAGCGCCTGCTCGCGGCATTCGAAGCGGTGGACGGCCATTTCCGCCGCCTCTTCACCACGCTCTTCAACGGCGGGCAGGCGCATCTCGAACTCATCGACAGCGACGATCCGCTCGAAGCAGGCCTCGAAATCATGGCCCAGCCGCCGGGCAAGAAACTCGCCGCGCTGACGCTCCTGTCCGGCGGCGAGCAGGCGCTGACCGCCGTCGCGCTCATCTTCGGCCTGTTCCTCACCAACCCAGCGCCGATCTGTGTGCTGGACGAAGTGGACGCGCCGCTGGACGACGCCAATGTCGAGCGCTTCTGCGACCTGCTCGACGCCATGGTGGCGCAGACCAGCACCCGCTACCTCATCGTCACCCACAATGCCGTCAGCATGGCGCGCATGCACCGCCTGTTCGGCGTCACCATGGTCGAACAGGGCGTCAGCCGCCTCGTCTCCGTCAACCTGCAGAGCGCCGAAGCCCTGCTGGCGGCGGAGTAA
- a CDS encoding thioredoxin domain-containing protein: protein MKALPVIAALSLSLSLAACGKGEDSAKPSGEPVAAVAAPAGTSWSQTVAQTPEGTFLMGNPSAKVKLVEDGSYTCSHCRDFSAEASEEIRKLVDTGKMNFEFRTYVRDPIDLTTALLARCGGKDIFYPLSEQFFANQSAMFDRVQGKDAELKAVDTMAPAERFATLARVAGLVEFAQQRGISADQAKQCLADTAAAERLAKAVETTNSQYNISGTPSFLINGVLLDNVANWASLQPKLKEAGL from the coding sequence GTGAAAGCCCTTCCCGTTATCGCCGCCCTGTCGCTCAGCCTCTCGCTCGCCGCCTGCGGCAAGGGCGAGGACAGCGCAAAGCCTTCCGGCGAACCCGTCGCCGCCGTCGCCGCCCCTGCGGGCACGAGCTGGTCGCAGACCGTGGCGCAGACGCCCGAGGGCACCTTCCTCATGGGCAATCCGTCGGCCAAGGTGAAGCTGGTCGAAGATGGCTCCTACACATGCAGCCACTGCCGCGACTTTTCCGCCGAAGCGTCGGAGGAAATCCGCAAGCTGGTCGACACCGGCAAGATGAATTTCGAATTCCGCACCTATGTGCGCGATCCCATCGACCTCACCACCGCGCTGCTCGCCCGCTGCGGCGGCAAGGATATTTTCTACCCGCTGTCCGAACAGTTCTTCGCCAACCAGAGTGCGATGTTCGACCGGGTGCAGGGCAAGGATGCCGAACTCAAGGCGGTCGACACCATGGCGCCCGCCGAGCGCTTCGCCACGCTCGCGCGGGTCGCGGGCCTCGTCGAATTTGCCCAGCAGCGCGGCATTTCCGCCGATCAGGCCAAACAGTGCCTCGCGGACACCGCCGCTGCCGAGCGGCTGGCCAAGGCTGTGGAGACGACCAACAGCCAGTATAATATCTCGGGCACGCCCAGCTTCCTCATCAACGGCGTCCTGCTCGACAATGTCGCCAACTGGGCCTCGCTTCAGCCCAAGCTCAAGGAAGCGGGTCTCTGA
- a CDS encoding thioredoxin domain-containing protein — translation MKKILSLVLLAIPAALAAAPAVNWVSRVTMTPIGGHYMGNPAAQTKLVEYVSYTCSHCAHFVRDGTAPLKADYVKSGKVGVEVRNAVRDKYDLAAALLARCGGPARFMGNHEALFANQDAWMPQIVAYDGSADARPVDQVAALQDIGQKTGLYALMNKRGFTSAQLNACVASAQSMKQVLAMTDEAWNRVKITGTPGFVVDGTLVKGSTWDQLKAALPAPAR, via the coding sequence ATGAAGAAGATCCTGTCGCTCGTCCTGCTCGCCATCCCCGCGGCGCTCGCCGCTGCGCCCGCCGTCAACTGGGTGAGCCGCGTCACCATGACGCCCATCGGCGGTCACTATATGGGCAATCCCGCCGCGCAGACAAAACTCGTCGAATATGTAAGCTACACCTGCTCGCACTGCGCCCATTTCGTTCGCGACGGGACGGCCCCGCTCAAGGCCGATTATGTAAAAAGCGGCAAGGTCGGCGTCGAAGTGCGCAACGCCGTGCGCGACAAATATGACCTCGCCGCCGCGCTCCTCGCCCGCTGCGGCGGCCCCGCCAGGTTCATGGGCAACCATGAAGCGCTGTTCGCCAATCAGGATGCGTGGATGCCGCAGATCGTCGCCTATGACGGTTCCGCCGACGCCCGGCCCGTCGATCAGGTCGCCGCGCTTCAGGACATCGGGCAGAAGACCGGCCTCTACGCGCTCATGAACAAGCGCGGCTTCACCAGCGCGCAGCTCAATGCCTGCGTCGCCAGCGCCCAGTCGATGAAGCAGGTGCTCGCCATGACCGACGAAGCATGGAACAGGGTGAAGATCACCGGCACGCCCGGCTTCGTCGTGGATGGCACTCTGGTGAAGGGGTCCACCTGGGACCAGCTCAAGGCCGCATTGCCCGCGCCCGCGCGCTGA
- a CDS encoding DUF721 domain-containing protein — MTERPATPKLKTKAAPATERPRTGGPRAIADLMPDIGRAAFRKFGFVQSSIVTRWAEIAGSHYAAISAPESIRFPVGKKAGGTLQLTVMSGHAPMIQHMLPEIVERVNRFFGYAAVSKVALRQGEIGPAQAERRPPPRNLKPVPVELGDSLRDIGDPELRAVLESLAQGLANSSGLPKIG; from the coding sequence ATGACGGAACGCCCGGCCACGCCCAAATTGAAGACCAAGGCCGCGCCCGCGACGGAACGGCCGCGCACGGGCGGTCCGCGCGCCATTGCGGACCTGATGCCCGACATCGGCCGCGCCGCTTTCCGCAAGTTCGGCTTCGTGCAATCGAGCATCGTCACGCGCTGGGCGGAGATTGCGGGATCGCATTATGCCGCCATATCCGCGCCCGAATCGATCCGCTTTCCGGTCGGCAAGAAGGCGGGCGGCACGCTGCAACTGACCGTCATGAGCGGCCATGCGCCCATGATCCAGCATATGCTGCCCGAGATCGTGGAGCGGGTGAACCGCTTCTTCGGCTATGCCGCCGTCTCGAAAGTGGCACTGCGGCAGGGGGAGATCGGCCCGGCGCAGGCCGAACGCCGCCCGCCGCCCCGCAACCTCAAGCCCGTGCCGGTCGAGCTGGGCGATTCGCTGCGCGACATCGGCGATCCCGAATTGCGCGCGGTGCTCGAATCGCTGGCGCAGGGTCTTGCCAACTCCAGCGGTTTGCCCAAGATCGGCTGA
- the mutY gene encoding A/G-specific adenine glycosylase, with amino-acid sequence MRVEGRDRKIAGDLLAHYDVHARRLPWRVPPGSNGADPYRVWLSEVMLQQTTVAAVGPYYTKFTERWPTVEALADAADADLMAAWAGLGYYARARNLLACARAVAREHGGRFPDTEEGLRALPGVGAYTAAAVAAIAFGRRAVVVDANVERVVARLFAIATPLPAARAEIRAAAERITPDTRAGDFAQAMMDLGATVCTPRKPACGVCPLREDCAAFATADPAAFPVKAPNKAKPHRSGHGWWMERDGHVWLVRRPDRGMLGGMRALPSSDWSDAPDPAPPMAGDWRTVGEPVLHIFTHFSLALRVHHAHVEAAPAGEGEWWPVDRIGEAGLPTLFARAAEAVRKDRDARN; translated from the coding sequence ATGCGCGTCGAGGGCAGAGACAGAAAAATCGCGGGCGACCTGCTCGCTCACTATGACGTTCATGCGCGCAGGCTGCCGTGGCGCGTGCCGCCGGGGAGCAATGGCGCCGATCCCTATCGGGTGTGGCTGTCCGAAGTGATGCTCCAGCAGACGACGGTGGCGGCGGTTGGTCCCTATTATACGAAATTCACCGAGCGCTGGCCGACGGTCGAGGCGCTGGCGGATGCCGCGGACGCCGACCTGATGGCGGCATGGGCGGGCCTTGGCTATTATGCGCGCGCCCGCAACCTGCTCGCCTGCGCGCGGGCGGTGGCGCGGGAGCATGGCGGGCGCTTCCCCGATACGGAAGAAGGGCTGCGCGCCCTGCCCGGTGTGGGCGCCTATACCGCCGCCGCAGTCGCCGCCATCGCCTTCGGGCGGCGGGCGGTCGTGGTGGACGCCAATGTCGAGCGGGTGGTGGCGCGGCTCTTCGCCATCGCGACGCCGCTGCCCGCCGCGCGTGCGGAGATACGCGCGGCGGCGGAGCGGATCACGCCAGATACGCGCGCGGGCGATTTCGCGCAGGCGATGATGGATCTGGGCGCGACGGTCTGCACCCCGCGCAAGCCCGCCTGCGGTGTCTGCCCGCTGCGGGAGGATTGCGCGGCCTTCGCCACCGCCGATCCCGCCGCTTTCCCGGTGAAGGCGCCGAACAAAGCGAAACCGCATCGCTCCGGCCATGGCTGGTGGATGGAGCGGGACGGCCATGTCTGGCTGGTGCGCCGTCCCGACAGGGGCATGCTGGGCGGGATGCGGGCGCTGCCGAGTTCCGACTGGAGCGACGCGCCCGACCCGGCTCCGCCCATGGCGGGGGACTGGCGGACCGTAGGGGAGCCGGTGCTGCACATCTTCACGCATTTCTCTCTGGCGCTGCGCGTCCACCATGCCCATGTGGAAGCCGCGCCTGCGGGCGAGGGCGAGTGGTGGCCCGTCGACCGGATCGGCGAGGCGGGGCTGCCGACGCTGTTCGCGCGCGCGGCGGAAGCGGTGAGAAAGGATCGGGATGCACGGAACTGA
- the nudC gene encoding NAD(+) diphosphatase — protein MHGTEARGRMPGFVGGTLDRVDHIRTNAVLLADAFADPKARLLVMDGLEPVEADGHLLFEPLGPGAWVEDHVLLGVDPLGRPIFARLVADLGANLVPTSRSRAIAELVPAEEVALYGTARSLVHWHARHRFCSVCGGASVPVKAGWSRRCTACAAEHFPRTDPVVIMLAEHRGRVLVGRQHSWPEGRYSALAGFVEPGETIEEAVARELYEEAGIRVRDVRYVMSQPWPFPSSLMIACIGQADDDALTIDATEIEHAFWCDAAGVRAAMEEAEGAPFIAPPRMAVAWHLLDRWLAGVAPSGPSA, from the coding sequence ATGCACGGAACTGAGGCGCGAGGCCGGATGCCGGGCTTTGTCGGCGGGACGCTGGACCGGGTCGATCATATCCGCACCAATGCTGTCCTGCTGGCCGACGCTTTTGCCGATCCGAAGGCGCGACTGCTGGTGATGGACGGGCTGGAGCCGGTCGAGGCGGACGGGCATCTGCTGTTCGAGCCGCTGGGGCCGGGCGCGTGGGTGGAGGATCATGTCCTGTTGGGCGTCGATCCGCTCGGGCGGCCGATCTTCGCAAGGCTGGTCGCCGACCTGGGCGCCAATCTGGTGCCGACATCGCGCAGCCGCGCCATCGCGGAACTGGTCCCGGCGGAAGAGGTCGCGCTTTACGGCACGGCGCGCAGTCTGGTGCACTGGCATGCGCGGCATCGCTTCTGTTCGGTGTGCGGCGGGGCGAGCGTGCCGGTCAAGGCAGGCTGGTCGCGGCGCTGCACGGCCTGCGCGGCAGAACATTTCCCGCGCACCGATCCGGTCGTCATCATGCTCGCCGAACATCGCGGGCGGGTGCTGGTGGGACGGCAGCATAGCTGGCCCGAGGGGCGCTATTCGGCGCTGGCGGGCTTTGTCGAGCCGGGCGAGACGATCGAGGAAGCGGTCGCGCGCGAACTCTATGAGGAAGCGGGCATCAGGGTGCGCGACGTGCGCTATGTCATGAGCCAGCCCTGGCCGTTCCCGTCCTCGCTGATGATCGCGTGCATCGGCCAGGCGGACGACGATGCACTGACCATCGACGCGACCGAGATCGAGCATGCTTTCTGGTGCGACGCGGCGGGCGTGCGCGCGGCGATGGAGGAGGCGGAAGGCGCGCCGTTCATCGCGCCGCCGCGCATGGCGGTCGCCTGGCATCTGCTCGACCGCTGGCTGGCGGGCGTTGCCCCGTCCGGGCCAAGCGCGTAA
- a CDS encoding TldD/PmbA family protein — protein sequence MLSLEEAQSRAQDLVGAARKAGADAADAIYACNASTNVSVRLGALEDVERSEGEEIGLRVFIGQRSASISASDMNPATLGTLVDRCIAMAREAPEDPYAGLAPEDRLMRRRAPALDLTDTEEPEPAAMRERALEAEDAARSVPGVTNSEGGGASTGRSQVALATSHGFVGAYAGTSHSTWASVLAGEGAGMQRDHASHNVRHLEDLDDAEAIGIRAGQRAVARLNPVKVESGVMPVIFDPRIGSSLIGHLVSGMVGPAIARRSSFLLDMLGEAIFDSGVTIIDDPLLPRGLRSRPFDGEGLPVEQRALIDRGVLTGWLMDSASARQLGLEPTGHASRGGSGAPGASVTNVHMEPGDASPGDLMADVKRGLYVTELIGMGVNGVTGDYSRGAAGFLIENGAVAHAVSEITIAGNLRDMFRTLVPANDLHFRYAINVPTIRVDGMTVAGG from the coding sequence ATGCTCAGTCTCGAAGAAGCCCAGTCGCGCGCGCAGGATCTCGTAGGTGCCGCGCGCAAGGCGGGCGCGGATGCGGCCGACGCCATCTATGCCTGCAATGCGTCGACCAATGTCTCGGTGCGGCTGGGGGCGCTGGAGGATGTCGAGCGATCGGAGGGCGAGGAGATCGGCCTGCGCGTTTTCATCGGCCAGCGATCCGCCAGTATTTCCGCGTCGGACATGAACCCGGCGACTTTAGGCACGCTGGTCGACCGCTGCATCGCGATGGCGCGGGAAGCGCCCGAAGATCCCTATGCGGGCCTTGCGCCCGAGGACCGGCTGATGCGCCGGCGCGCGCCCGCGCTGGACCTCACCGACACGGAAGAGCCGGAACCCGCAGCCATGCGCGAGCGGGCGCTGGAGGCGGAGGATGCGGCGCGGTCCGTGCCCGGCGTCACCAACAGCGAGGGCGGCGGCGCGTCCACCGGGCGCAGTCAGGTGGCGCTGGCGACCAGCCACGGCTTTGTGGGCGCCTATGCAGGCACGAGCCATTCGACCTGGGCCAGCGTGCTGGCGGGCGAAGGCGCAGGGATGCAGCGCGATCATGCCAGCCACAATGTCCGCCATCTCGAAGACCTCGACGATGCCGAGGCCATCGGCATCCGCGCCGGGCAGCGGGCGGTGGCGCGGCTCAATCCGGTCAAGGTCGAAAGCGGCGTCATGCCGGTGATCTTCGACCCGCGCATCGGCTCCAGCCTGATCGGCCATCTGGTGAGCGGCATGGTCGGTCCGGCTATCGCGCGGCGGTCGAGCTTCCTGCTCGACATGCTGGGCGAGGCGATCTTCGACAGCGGCGTCACCATTATCGACGATCCGCTGCTGCCGCGCGGCCTCAGGTCGCGGCCTTTCGATGGCGAGGGGCTGCCGGTGGAGCAGCGGGCGCTGATCGACCGGGGCGTGCTGACCGGATGGCTGATGGACAGCGCGTCGGCGCGGCAACTCGGGCTGGAGCCGACCGGCCATGCGAGCCGGGGCGGCAGCGGCGCGCCGGGCGCAAGCGTCACCAACGTCCATATGGAGCCGGGCGATGCGTCCCCGGGCGACCTGATGGCCGACGTGAAACGCGGCCTTTACGTCACCGAACTCATCGGCATGGGCGTCAACGGCGTGACCGGCGACTATAGCCGGGGCGCGGCGGGCTTCCTGATCGAAAATGGCGCGGTCGCCCACGCGGTGTCGGAAATCACGATTGCCGGGAACCTCAGGGACATGTTCCGCACGTTGGTGCCGGCGAACGACCTGCATTTCCGCTACGCCATCAACGTGCCGACGATCCGCGTCGACGGGATGACCGTTGCCGGGGGATGA